The Acropora muricata isolate sample 2 chromosome 5, ASM3666990v1, whole genome shotgun sequence genome includes a window with the following:
- the LOC136917498 gene encoding uncharacterized protein translates to MALTRLEHFKRKSLKNSRYKEDYVKFMNEVLSRGDAEEAPMLAQEGVKWYIPHHGVYHPKKNKIRVVFDCSARFKGTSLNDHLLSGPDLTNSLVGVLCRFRKYPYAISCVVEKMFHQFIVRENDRDYLRFLWWLNGDVEKEPKEYRMKVHLFGATSSPGCASYGLKYMACQEKEAHPSAAQFIMHDFYVDDGLTSIESAQQAKDLIQGACEICEKGGLRLHKFVSNDFQVLESVPKDERAVDVILNLPSDRLPIERVLGVQWLVGLDCFKFLIILKDQPLTRRGVLATIASVYDPLGFLAPLVLKAKKILQEICNRGVSWDEPLPEEVRPRWEHWKRDLLRLNELQIPRCLESKTLNEKKTYELHNFADASTSGYGQCSYLRVKDEDENVHVSLVMGKSRVAPKKITTIPRLELTAAVVPAKVAVMVQEESNYTKLKQYFWTDSKVVLGYINNDAKRFHTFVANRVQVIRSNTDTKKWRYIDTKNNPADYASRGLNAEELMKSNWFNGPSFL, encoded by the coding sequence ATGGCGTTGACTCGTCTTGAACATTTCAAGCGAAAGTCCCTGAAGAATTCAAGGTATAAAGAAGATTACGTCAAATTCATGAATGAAGTATTGAGCAGGGGTGATGCCGAAGAAGCACCAATGCTTGCGCAAGAAGGAGTGAAGTGGTACATACCCCATCATGGCGTCTAccacccaaagaaaaacaaaatcagagTTGTATTTGATTGTTCAGCAAGATTTAAAGGAACTTCTTTGAACGATCATTTACTCAGTGGACCTGACCTTACAAACAGTTTGGTGGGAGTACTATGCAGGTTCAGAAAATACCCTTACGCTATTAGTTGTGTCGtggagaaaatgtttcatcagttCATCGTGCGTGAAAACGACCGCGATTATTTGCGTTTTCTTTGGTGGCTCAATGGCGATGTTGAGAAAGAGCCCAAGGAGTACAGAATGAAAGTACATTTGTTCGGAGCAACATCGTCGCCTGGTTGTGCCAGTTATGGCCTCAAATATATGGCATGTCAAGAGAAAGAAGCGCACCCCTCAGCAGCTCAGTTCATTATGCATGATTTCTACGTGGACGACGGATTGACCAGCATTGAATCCGCACAGCAAGCTAAAGACCTCATCCAAGGAGCTTGTGAGATTTGTGAGAAGGGTGGACTTCGTCTtcacaagtttgtttcaaaCGATTTTCAAGTTCTCGAATCAGTACCAAAAGATGAAAGAGCGGTTGATGTAATCCTGAATCTACCGTCCGACCGACTTCCGATAGAGAGAGTGCTTGGTGTTCAGTGGTTAGTGGGGTTAGATTGCTTCAAATTCTTAATTATCCTGAAGGATCAGCCCTTGACTAGAAGAGGAGTGCTGGCCACTATAGCTTCCGTTTATGATCCCCTTGGATTCCTGGCGCCTTTGGTCctaaaggcaaagaagataTTGCAAGAAATTTGCAACCGAGGTGTCAGCTGGGACGAGCCTCTCCCTGAAGAAGTTCGGCCAAGGTGGGAGCATTGGAAACGCGACCTTCTACGTCTGAATGAATTACAAATTCCAAGATGCCTTGAGTCGAAGACTCTAAATGAAAAGAAGACCTATGAATTGCACAATTTTGCTGACGCAAGCACGTCTGGATACGGACAATGTTCCTATCTGAGAGTTAAAGATGAAGACGAAAACGTGCATGTCTCATTGGTAATGGGAAAGTCCCGCGTCGCTCCAAAGAAGATTACTACGATACCAAGATTGGAGCTTACCGCTGCAGTTGTTCCAGCAAAGGTTGCCGTGATGGTTCAGGAAGAATCAAATTACACTAAGCTGAAACAGTACTTTTGGACTGATTCCAAGGTAGTACTTGGCTACATAAACAACGACGCCAAAAGATTCCACACGTTTGTTGCCAACAGAGTACAAGTAATAAGGTCTAACACTGACACCAAAAAATGGCGATACATTGATACCAAGAACAATCCAGCAGATTACGCCTCCAGAGGTTTAAATGCAGAAGAACTAATGAAATCCAATTGGTTCAATGGACCTTCATTTCTATGA
- the LOC136917499 gene encoding uncharacterized protein, which yields MQIIENINVLNDYMENQKLLTKLPELLVSRWNREASRKMKEEKKYPDFKTFTTFISAEADLLCNPISSCHVVKELERATDSTRQESNPNYEAKRFVNDTKTTEESSKEPNKTSKPQLQCPFCKMTDHLLNACVRFKAETRENKLNFVKERGLGFGCLRKGHMSSDCKKRLTCATCHKNHPTCLHEQRYAKKPEEKKRSEEQESTNVRKTTSCTSQGAPSVSTSMIVPVWLSSLSKPDNEVLVYAILDTQSDATFILKETCEELDTET from the coding sequence ATGCAGATAATCGAGAATATAAACGTCTTGAATGACTACATGGAAAACCAAAAGCTACTCACCAAATTACCAGAATTGCTTGTTTCACGGTGGAACAGAGAAGCCtcaagaaaaatgaaagaagaaaagaagtatCCAGATTTCAAGACCTTCACAACCTTCATCAGTGCTGAAGCAGATCTCTTATGCAATCCTATTTCATCGTGTCATGTCGTGAAAGAGTTAGAAAGGGCAACAGACAGCACTCGCCAGGAGTCAAATCCGAACTACGAAGCCAAAAGATTTGTTAATGACACCAAGACGACGGAAGAAAGTTCTAAAGAGCCAAACAAAACCTCAAAGCCACAACTGCAATGTCCATTCTGTAAAATGACTGACCATCTGTTGAATGCCTGCGTAAGGTTTAAGGCGGAGACACgcgaaaacaaactgaattttgtcaaagaaagggGCCTTGGTTTCGGATGCCTGAGGAAAGGGCATATGTCTAGTGATTGTAAGAAGAGGCTAACCTGTGCGACGTGTCACAAGAATCACCCCACCTGTCTTCACGAACAGAGATACGCTAAGAAgccagaagaaaagaagagaagtgAAGAACAGGAATCCACCAATGTTCGCAAGACTACTTCATGTACATCGCAAGGCGCCCCCAGCGTCAGTACCTCTATGATAGTTCCTGTGTGGCTGTCATCATTATCGAAGCCCGACAACGAAGTACTGGTTTATGCAATTTTAGACACGCAAAGCGATGCTACGTTTATACTCAAGGAAACCTGCGAAGAGCTCGATACAGAAACTTAG